The Streptomyces sp. HUAS MG91 sequence ACGTTCACCCCGTAGACCCGGTCGAAGGTCTCCTCGGTGGTGTCGGCGGTGCCGGGCGCCGGGTAGACGCCCGCGTTGTTGACCAGGACGTCGATGCGGCCGCCCAGGGCCGCGGTGGCCCGCTCGGCCAGGTCGCCGGAGGCCCGCGGGGAGCCGTCGAGCTCCGCCGCCACGAAGTCGGCCCGGCCGCCCGCCGCCCGGATGCCGTCGACGACGGCGGCACCCCGCTCGGTGTTCCGCCCGGATACGACGACGTGGGCGCCCTCGGCCGCGAACACCTCGGCGATGGCCTGGCCGATGTTGCTCGTCGAGCCCGTGACCAGCGCCGTCTTTCCGTGCAGTCGTCCACTCATGACGTGCTTCCCCTCGTGCTTGTACGTGATCGGGTGTGCTGACGGCGACCACGGTGCTCCGCATAAAATGGACCGGCAAGTCCAGAGTGCGGGGAGAGAGGAGACCGGCCGTGGCCGAGACGCTGACCGCCAAGGGGCGTGCCACCCGGGCCCGGATCGTCGAGGGCGCGGCGGAGGTCCTGCGCGAGCAGGGTGTCTCCGTCACGACGCTCGACGACATCCGCGCCCGTACCGGCACCAGCAAGAGCCAGCTCTTCCACTACTTCGCCGGCGGCAAGGACGAACTGCTGCTCGCCGTCGCCCGGTTCGAGGCCGACCGGGTGATCGAGGACCAGCAGCCGCATCTGGGCCGCCTCGACTCGTGGGAGTCCTGGCAGCGCTGGCGGGACGTGGTCGTGGAGCGCTATGAACTCCAGGGCGACCACTGCCCGCTGGGCGCGCTGTTCCTCCAGGTCGGGCGGTCGAGTCCGGGCGCGCGGGCGATCGTCACGGAGCTGATGCGGCAGTGGCAGGCGGAGCTGGCGCGCGGCATCCGCGCCGTGCAGGAGGGCGGCCTGGTGCGGGCCTCCCTCGACGCCGACCGCACGGCGGGGGCGCTGCTCGCCGGGATCCAGGGCGGCGTCACGATCATGATGTCGACCGGTGACTCCACCCACCTCAGGGCCGCGCTCGACACCGGCATCGCGTATCTGCGCGGCTAGGGCGTGTGTCGAAAGTCCCGTCTGCCTCGCGGGGTCTGGCACGCACGCTCGCGGCGTTGCCGAAACGTCCTCATAGCTCCGCTATGAGGACGCCCCGGCGCCTTGCGATCGCACGCACCAGACCCCGCGAGGCCCGCCCTTCGGGCGAACGACGGGACTTTCGACACACGCCCTAGGGCCGAGGCATCGCTCCGGTGGCGCCGAGCCGGACGAGCACGCGCTCGCGCAGCAGCTCGTACTCCTCCCGGAGTCTGCGCAGCCCGGAGTCGGGCGGGCGGGGGATCACCGTCCCCGGCGTGACGATCTCGTGCGGGGCGAACTGCTCACGGGTGAGGTCGACTTCGAGACCGTCGCCCAGTCTGTTCCACCAGTGGTAGTCGACCCGCACGCCGTCCACGTGCACCTCGCCGCGCAGCAGATCACCGCCGAGCAGATCGTTGAGCACCAGCGCGGTCACCCCGCACTGGTCCCGCGCGGGATTGTCCCCCGTCCAGCGCGCGCGGTACTCGGGCGTACAGGTCTCGGCATCCCAACTGGCGCGCACAGCAAGCTCGATGTCGGTCAGCAGCAGCGGTTTCTCGGCGGTGTCCGTCATGCCCGCCACTGTGACACCCGGCACTGACAACGGCCCCGGCCCGCCCGCCGTCAGCCGACAACCCGCGCCGCGATCTCCCGCGCGCACGCGGCCTCCGCCGAACGGACCCGGGGCCGACGGTCACTGTCCCGTCGGCCCCGAAATCGATCCTCGCGAGCCGCCGTTGAGGACGATCACGTCGGTCATGGACCGAACGTGACGGCGGGACGCGTCACTTGGTGAAGTACAGGTACTTCCAGGAGCTGTGCGTCGTCGAGTTCACGTTGTCCCCGGACGAGTTGTTGACGTACGAGCTGCGCGCGCGTGCCTTGATGCCCGCCTCGCCGGGAGCGCCCAGGCTGACGGCCACCTTCCCGTTCGTGCCGAGCTTGAAGTACTGCGAACCGGAGTCGTACCACTTGCCGTTGTAGTAGACCTCCAGCTCCAGACGCTCCTTGCGGCCCTTGTAGTACGACATGGTCGTGGTCACCACGGGGCTCGTGTTCTTGTGGAACCAGTAGTACGAGTGCGAGCCGACCTTGCCCGTCTTGTAGTGCTTGGAGATCGAGTTCGACACCTTCACGCGCGCGTAGGCCGTCACCTTCACGGTCTTCGACGCGTAGCGCGCGTCCCCGGCGAACACCGCGGTGACCGTGGTGTCGCGCTTCATGTCCACGGTCGCGGAGACGTTCCCGCTGGAGTTGACCTTCGCGGTCCTGATCAGCTTGTTCGGCTTGTCGCCGCCGTACGGGTTCGCCCAGATCTCCACCGTGCGGTTCTTGTACGTCGACCCGAGGTGCGCGGTGAAGGAGACGTCGGCTCCGTACGAGTAGACG is a genomic window containing:
- a CDS encoding TetR/AcrR family transcriptional regulator, with protein sequence MAETLTAKGRATRARIVEGAAEVLREQGVSVTTLDDIRARTGTSKSQLFHYFAGGKDELLLAVARFEADRVIEDQQPHLGRLDSWESWQRWRDVVVERYELQGDHCPLGALFLQVGRSSPGARAIVTELMRQWQAELARGIRAVQEGGLVRASLDADRTAGALLAGIQGGVTIMMSTGDSTHLRAALDTGIAYLRG